Proteins encoded together in one Plasmodium vivax chromosome 6, whole genome shotgun sequence window:
- a CDS encoding RAD protein (Pv-fam-e) (encoded by transcript PVX_004515A): MYNNMEKKLSDHLIALTTKSGFPEEDKKKLWKECNEGIKKEFKEVENYYNRIFKDSENACIIPGLLFNIKLRKYINLWKKVAYRTEKKWSDTFAMRTSKYQTLKSKS, from the coding sequence atgtataataatatggaaaaaaaattatcagaCCACCTAATTGCATTAACCACGAAATCGGGGTTTCCTGAGGaagataaaaagaaattatggAAAGAATGCAAtgaaggaattaaaaaagaatttaaagaagtagaaaattattataatcgTATTTTTAAGGATTCTGAGAATGCTTGTATAATACCGGGTCttctttttaacataaaattgcgaaaatatattaacttgTGGAAAAAAGTTGCATATcgaactgaaaaaaaatggagtgacACTTTTGCAATGAGAACAAGTAAATATCAAACCCTAAAATCAAAgtcataa
- a CDS encoding variable surface protein Vir4, putative (encoded by transcript PVX_004520A), with the protein MDKFKLLSRLYGLFKIEEKELPTEVFYYYLKHDTANLKNYRKECSELSPLFNKYPNVIKLCKQVLKYLKTNYSTLNNQANDYDLCKLLNYWVYNRLFEILGSNENSYVYIAFGELSRIWTTFVDVNLKKTHRNTCRPMSEIVNHFNWEQRKELYDYQVNYASLRKLVDYYDVKCIKYYDYIEKIANLYKYFDEPCSSNNKNICPDFYNGMKQYNPNDFIHNLRCYNKIQEEKKAAAAANKKAVAENLEGRPTLQGRASSDTGPHSENPTNGMITPDSSQLMRDNSHSAIKPGDVLLGVVVTSMTSGFLYKFTPIGKRLSNRFGRKRMIGSILNEENNALFDYTSDSYNPGYGDIEHYIGYHQA; encoded by the exons ATGGATAAATTCAAACTTTTATCACGACTATAC GGTTTGTTcaaaatagaagaaaaagagttaCCCACAgaagtattttattattatttgaaaCACGATACtgcgaatttaaaaaattatagaaagGAATGTTCTGAATTAAGTCCTCTGTTCAACAAATATCCGAATGTCATAAAACTTTGTAAACAAGTTCTAAAATACTTAAAAACTAATTATTCAACGTTGAATAATCAAGCTAATGATTATGATTTATGTAAACTCTTGAATTACTGGGTATATAATAgattatttgaaattttgGGTTCTAATGAAAATTCGTATGTTTACATTGCCTTTGGGGAACTTAGTCGTATCTGGACTACTTTTGTTGATGttaatttaaagaaaactCATCGTAATACATGTAGACCTATGAGTGAAATtgttaatcattttaattgGGAACAAAGAAAGGAATTATATGATTACCAAGTTAATTATGCTTCCCTTCGTAAACTTGTTGATTACTATGATGTTAAatgcataaaatattacgactatattgaaaaaatagctaACCTATATAAATACTTTGATGAACCTTGTTCttctaataataaaaatatttgcccAGATTTTTATAATGGTATGAAACAATATAATCCAAAtgattttatacataatCTCCgttgttataataaaatacaggaagaaaagaaagctGCTGCTGCCGCTAATAAAAAAGCTGTAGCTGAAAATCTAGAAGGCAGACCAACATTACAAGGAAGAGCATCCTCAGATACCGGTCCCCATTCTGAGAATCCAACAAATGGGATGATAACTCCTGATTCTTCACAGTTAATGCGTGACAATTCACACTCTGCAATAAAACCTGGTGATGTACTACTGGGAGTAGTTGTGACTTCTATGACTTCtggttttttatataaa TTTACACCCATAGGAAAGCGGTTATCCAACAGAtttggaaggaaaagaatGATTGGAAGTATCCtaaatgaagaaaacaaTGCATTATTTGATTATACATCGGATTCGTATAATCCAGGTTATGGTGATATAGAACACTATATAGGATACCATCAAgcgtaa
- a CDS encoding variable surface protein Vir16/32-related (encoded by transcript PVX_004525A): MTFANMFLSGLAKSSCSSPLPSKNFYDKWDSHLNSIKDYYDICKEDKYKNNDKFLKLCSMALLYLRNYDKSTERKSLPCNRCRLFNYWIVDQLNKTFGGERNLAFGFLNFIVNKVRDNSQFIKNNECELDLEVSSDDKWEEKKEFYEYVIDYFQINTRDKLNHETCKKYINYLQDKSSLNTYIKKILPDVKDNKLSKIYGKCRNVNQKILLSKLQNNPNDLIYDDSEEEGGLQQLPKLEGISEEDASDDGRINGPMPFSVPQGKFDVSYYIKSINSSPYTMPSILSVTGVSALAMFLNKFKSSGFLLRGGRVRRTHFADGFNKESANEFPDYYAGYPIDNLENDRINIAYQTT, from the exons ATGACATTTgcaaatatgtttttatcaGGATTGGCAAAG TCATCCTGTTCAAGTCCATTGCCGtccaaaaatttttatgataaatgGGATTCTCATTTAAACTCTATAAAAGATTATTATGATATATGTAAAGAagataaatacaaaaataatgataaatttcTCAAACTTTGTTCCATGGCTTTGTTGTATTTAagaaattatgataaatcaACTGAAAGAAAATCTCTTCCTTGTAATCGTTGTAGACTGTTTAATTATTGGATAGTTGAtcaattaaataaaactttCGGGGGTGAGCGTAATTTGGCCTTTGgttttcttaattttatagTGAATAAAGTTCGTGACAATAGTCAGTTCATAAAGAATAATGAGTGTGAACTTGATTTGGAGGTTTCTTCAGATGATAaatgggaggaaaaaaaggaattctaTGAATATGTTATAgattattttcaaattaataCAAGGGATAAATTGAACCATGAGACttgcaaaaaatacataaattacCTTCAAGATAAAAGTTCATTAAATActtatatcaaaaaaattttgcctGACGTGAAAGATAATAAATTGTCTAAAATTTACGGGAAATGCCGGAATGTTAATCAGAAAATTCTCTTATCCAAATTGCAAAACAATCCAAATGATTTAATTTATGATGAttctgaagaagaaggaggtcTACAGCAACTCCCAAAGCTAGAGGGTATCTCTGAAGAAGATGCATCAGATGATGGTAGAATAAATGGACCAATGCCTTTTAGCGTACCCCAAGGGAAATTTGATGTGTCTTATTATATCAAATCGATAAATTCATCTCCTTATACTATGCCATCTATACTTTCAGTAACGGGGGTATCCGCTCTAGCCATGTTTTTGAATaaa TTTAAATCATCTGGATTCTTGTtaagagggggaagagtACGAAGGACACATTTTGCTGACGGTTTTAATAAAGAATCCGCAAACGAATTTCCAGATTATTATGCTGGATATCCTATTgacaatttggaaaatgatCGAATAAATATAGCTTATCAGACTACGTGA
- a CDS encoding variable surface protein Vir, putative (encoded by transcript PVX_004535A) has protein sequence MSRRGPVHLDFDLTVLPAWVANTKLKENATTYEYSSYYNEVKDLERRYGLNSDLFKNLSKNISWVHQEDAATKEFVKKRCYDLNYWLCEEVYNKLKPYGLEGELENVIPRIHSVWKKIVEKEIPDKDYKCYPDDKLIYNMSYLKEIKDLFDFFEDFPITRKDIIANAEEACHKYRKYLRPKIPIYYTWRDSCNIEGFICKRYIDNHEKYRPAGVLFYLDPWLILTYSSNECFKEVHDVFRDSKKEPKRNDEIYIKIMEKLKRERPSKNLVSAKVGEGLRGSEFFIPGDNDNLMYRITVNGFYFTVEVIIPFLLFIFAVYLLFQMVYKVKK, from the exons ATGTCAAGGCGTGGTCCAGTACAT ctTGATTTTGATCTTACTGTTTTACCTGCATGGGTAGCTAACACGAAATTGAAGGAAAATGCAACTACATATGAATATAGTAGCTATTACAATGAAGTGAAGGATTTGGAAAGAAGATATGGCTTGAATAGCgacttatttaaaaatctgagcaaaaatatatcgtGGGTACATCAGGAGGATGCGGCTACGAAAGAATTCGTTAAGAAGCGTTGCTATGATTTAAATTACTGGTTATGTGAGGAGGTATATAATAAGCTTAAACCATATGGTCTTGAGGGAGAATTAGAGAATGTTATTCCTAGGATTCATAGtgtatggaaaaaaattgttgaaAAGGAGATTCCAGATAAGGATTATAAGTGCTATCCTGATgacaaattaatttataacatGAGTTATTTGAAGGAAATTAAGgatttatttgatttttttgaagatttTCCAATAACGAGAAAAGATATTATTGCTAACGCAGAGGAAGCTTGCCACAAATACCGTAAATACCTTCGACCGAAAATCCCCATATACTACACTTGGAGAGACTCATGTAATATAGAgggttttatttgtaaaagaTATATTGATAATCATGAAAAATATCGCCCAGCAGGTGTTCTGTTCTATTTAGACCCTTGGCTTATTCTTACTTATTCTTCAAATGAATGTTTTAAAGAGGTTCACGATGTATTTAGGGATTCAAAGAAAGAACCTAAACGTAATGAtgagatatatataaaaattatggaaaAACTTAAGCGTGAACGACCTAGTAAAAATTTAGTCTCAGCTAAGGTAGGAGAGGGATTACGTGGatcagaattttttattcctggTGATAATGATAACCTTATGTATCGTATAACGGTGAAtggcttttattttaccGTCGAGGTTATTAtaccatttttgctttttatatttgcaGTATATCTACTTTTCCAAATGGTctataaggtaaaaaaataa